Genomic window (Microbacterium oxydans):
CTGCGCACCACCGGCGACTCGCACCAGCGCTGCATGGTCGCCGAGGTCATGGGCCGCCACGTCGGCTGGATCGCCCTGCACGCCGGTATGGCAGCGGGCGCCCACGTCATCTGCATCCCCGAGGTGCCGATGTCGATCGACGACATCACCGAGCTCGTGACGAGCGCCCACGACCGCGGTCGCGCTCCGCTGGTCGTGGTCTCCGAGGGCTTCAAGCTCCTCGGCATGGACGAGGCTTACAGCGACAAGGGCCTCGACGCCTTCAACCGTCCGCGTCTCGGCGGCATCGGCGACCTGCTCGCCCCTGAGATCGAGCGCATCACCGGCATCGAGACGCGCGCGACGATCCTCGGACACATCCAGCGCGGTGGATCGCCCTCGGCCTTCGACCGGGTTCTCGCGACGCGCCTCGGTCTGCACGCCGCGGACGCGCTCGTCGACGGCGCCTGGGGGCAGATGGTGGCCATGCAGGGCACCGACATCGTCCGGGTCCCGTTCGCCGATGCACTGGGCGAGCTGAACACGGTCCCGCGCTACCGCTACGACGAGGCCGCGGCGCTCTTCGG
Coding sequences:
- a CDS encoding 6-phosphofructokinase, with product MKIGILTSGGDCPGLNAVIRGIVLKGTTTYDLEFVGIRDGWRGLVDGDFMPLTRHEVKGLSKVGGTILGTSRTNPYEGERGGAENIAKTLYGHKIDGIIAIGGEGTLAAADRLAKDGIKVIGVPKTIDNDLQATDYSFGFDTAVNIATDAMDRLRTTGDSHQRCMVAEVMGRHVGWIALHAGMAAGAHVICIPEVPMSIDDITELVTSAHDRGRAPLVVVSEGFKLLGMDEAYSDKGLDAFNRPRLGGIGDLLAPEIERITGIETRATILGHIQRGGSPSAFDRVLATRLGLHAADALVDGAWGQMVAMQGTDIVRVPFADALGELNTVPRYRYDEAAALFG